Proteins from a genomic interval of Macrobrachium nipponense isolate FS-2020 chromosome 28, ASM1510439v2, whole genome shotgun sequence:
- the LOC135201835 gene encoding uncharacterized protein LOC135201835 isoform X1, with translation MEKTRGETVMLEMSKDSIGWPPLDRLDFGDMMGDDLDNEIIPVFVDGPVETAEYYGSPDEISRLGSIMVTERPYSENDWAPGARSGHQHNPSEYNMVPPQNAGVQAMSYETHAPGNNSAMSYATHTPGNSSAGRRASSGQSAESGGHGFTRLLAPDGYYPIGASPLNQLQQSSSHPPERGRRERSERRHHHHHHHHQTTGGFGGGQEGDGRRDHHSSSFPGEGRMEDRRPFP, from the exons ATGGAAAAAACTCGCGGAGAAACAGTGAtgttggag ATGTCAAAGGATAGTATCGGCTGGCCTCCTTTGGACCGCTTGGACTTCGGTGACATGATGGGCGATGA TCTTGACAACGAAATCATACCTGTGTTCGTGGATGGGCCAGTCGAAACAGCAGAGTACTACGGAAGCCCTGATGAGATTTCTCGCCTGGGTAGTATCATGGTGACGGAGCGCCCATATTCTGAGAACGATTGGGCTCCAGGGGCAAGGTCAGGGCACCAGCATAACCCCTCCGAGTATAACATGGTCCCCCCTCAAAACGCTGGTGTTCAAGCAATGAGCTATGAGACTCATGCCCCCGGGAATAACTCCGCAATGAGCTATGCGACACATACCCCCGGGAATAGCTCCGCCGGGCGACGCGCGAGTTCTGGGCAGTCTGCGGAAAGTGGAGGGCACGGTTTCACCCGACTCTTGGCTCCTGATGGATATTATCCCATCGGCGCGAGTCCTTTGAATCAGCTGCAGCAGTCCTCATCGCATCCACCGGAAAGGGGTCGTCGGGAgagaagcgagaggcgtcatcatcatcatcatcatcatcatcagacgACTGGTGGATTCGGAGGAGGACAAGAAGGAGACGGGCGAAGAGACCACCACTCGTCCTCCTTCCCCGGCGAAGGGCGAATGGAAGACAGGCGACCTTTTCCCTAA
- the LOC135201835 gene encoding uncharacterized protein LOC135201835 isoform X2 — MSKDSIGWPPLDRLDFGDMMGDDLDNEIIPVFVDGPVETAEYYGSPDEISRLGSIMVTERPYSENDWAPGARSGHQHNPSEYNMVPPQNAGVQAMSYETHAPGNNSAMSYATHTPGNSSAGRRASSGQSAESGGHGFTRLLAPDGYYPIGASPLNQLQQSSSHPPERGRRERSERRHHHHHHHHQTTGGFGGGQEGDGRRDHHSSSFPGEGRMEDRRPFP, encoded by the exons ATGTCAAAGGATAGTATCGGCTGGCCTCCTTTGGACCGCTTGGACTTCGGTGACATGATGGGCGATGA TCTTGACAACGAAATCATACCTGTGTTCGTGGATGGGCCAGTCGAAACAGCAGAGTACTACGGAAGCCCTGATGAGATTTCTCGCCTGGGTAGTATCATGGTGACGGAGCGCCCATATTCTGAGAACGATTGGGCTCCAGGGGCAAGGTCAGGGCACCAGCATAACCCCTCCGAGTATAACATGGTCCCCCCTCAAAACGCTGGTGTTCAAGCAATGAGCTATGAGACTCATGCCCCCGGGAATAACTCCGCAATGAGCTATGCGACACATACCCCCGGGAATAGCTCCGCCGGGCGACGCGCGAGTTCTGGGCAGTCTGCGGAAAGTGGAGGGCACGGTTTCACCCGACTCTTGGCTCCTGATGGATATTATCCCATCGGCGCGAGTCCTTTGAATCAGCTGCAGCAGTCCTCATCGCATCCACCGGAAAGGGGTCGTCGGGAgagaagcgagaggcgtcatcatcatcatcatcatcatcatcagacgACTGGTGGATTCGGAGGAGGACAAGAAGGAGACGGGCGAAGAGACCACCACTCGTCCTCCTTCCCCGGCGAAGGGCGAATGGAAGACAGGCGACCTTTTCCCTAA